The following proteins come from a genomic window of Candidatus Obscuribacter sp.:
- a CDS encoding ABC transporter substrate-binding protein produces MAVQTKEITIAHSPDSDDAFMFYALANDKLDTKGLVVHQVLKDIQSLNQDAINGRYEVSAISFAAYPFVKDKYMLMPCGASMGDNYGPMVIAKPGVTKENLKDKTIAIPGKLTTAYLTLQLWMPGLKVVEVPFNEIIDYVVAGKADAGLIIHEGQLMFQESGLELIVDLGVWWHDETGLPLPLGGNVVRKDLGEKTVKDATELFKTAVVYALDHRQEALDYAMTFARDMKRSLADKFVGMYVNDLTVDYGERGRKAVAKLFEMAYAKGLTTELIVPEFVD; encoded by the coding sequence GTGGCTGTTCAAACTAAAGAAATAACCATCGCCCACAGTCCTGACAGTGACGATGCTTTTATGTTTTATGCACTGGCCAATGACAAGCTGGACACTAAAGGTCTGGTTGTACATCAGGTCCTTAAGGACATTCAATCTCTCAATCAAGATGCAATCAATGGCCGCTACGAAGTTTCAGCCATTTCATTTGCCGCTTATCCCTTTGTCAAAGACAAGTACATGCTCATGCCCTGCGGAGCCAGCATGGGTGACAACTACGGACCAATGGTAATAGCCAAACCAGGCGTCACCAAAGAAAACCTCAAAGACAAGACCATCGCTATTCCTGGCAAGTTGACCACTGCATATTTGACTTTGCAGCTCTGGATGCCCGGACTCAAAGTTGTGGAAGTGCCTTTTAACGAAATCATCGACTATGTAGTGGCTGGCAAGGCTGATGCTGGATTAATCATCCACGAAGGTCAGTTGATGTTCCAAGAGAGCGGACTCGAGCTCATCGTTGACCTCGGTGTATGGTGGCACGATGAGACTGGCTTGCCTTTGCCACTGGGCGGCAACGTAGTGCGCAAAGACCTGGGCGAAAAGACTGTTAAGGATGCCACAGAACTCTTTAAGACAGCTGTTGTTTACGCCCTTGATCACAGACAAGAAGCTCTCGACTATGCCATGACCTTTGCCCGCGATATGAAGCGCTCACTGGCTGACAAATTTGTTGGCATGTACGTCAATGATTTGACAGTTGATTATGGCGAGCGTGGTCGCAAGGCTGTAGCCAAACTATTTGAAATGGCTTATGCCAAGGGTTTGACTACAGAGCTTATCGTGCCTGAGTTTGTCGACTAG
- the fsa gene encoding fructose-6-phosphate aldolase — protein sequence MHLFLDTANLDEIREIAAWGVLDGITTNPTLIGKEKHDFKKLVQEICKIVKGPVSAEVVATDAEGMITEGREIATWAPNVIVKVPLTPAGLQACSTLSKEGIKVNVTLCFSTNQALLAARAGAYFVSPFVGRLDDINQDGSALIEEIAHMFAVHDLETKVLAASIRTPVHVTQAALSGADIATMPYKVFKQLVSHPLTDKGVESFLADWAKAKESVGSVVAAKA from the coding sequence GTGCATTTATTTTTAGACACAGCCAACCTTGATGAGATCCGTGAGATTGCCGCCTGGGGCGTCCTTGACGGGATCACCACCAATCCCACATTGATTGGCAAAGAAAAACATGATTTCAAGAAGCTGGTGCAAGAAATCTGCAAAATCGTCAAAGGACCAGTAAGCGCTGAGGTAGTCGCCACCGACGCTGAAGGCATGATTACCGAAGGTCGCGAAATCGCCACATGGGCGCCTAATGTCATTGTCAAAGTGCCTCTAACCCCCGCTGGCTTGCAAGCTTGCAGCACCTTGAGCAAAGAGGGCATCAAAGTTAACGTTACTCTCTGCTTCTCGACCAACCAGGCTCTCCTGGCTGCCCGTGCTGGCGCCTACTTTGTCAGCCCCTTTGTGGGCAGACTGGATGACATCAACCAGGACGGTAGCGCTCTCATCGAAGAAATCGCCCATATGTTTGCTGTCCACGATCTTGAGACCAAGGTCTTGGCTGCCAGTATCCGTACCCCTGTGCACGTCACTCAGGCGGCTCTGTCGGGTGCTGATATCGCCACCATGCCCTACAAAGTCTTCAAACAACTGGTTTCCCACCCTCTCACCGACAAGGGCGTTGAGTCCTTCCTGGCTGACTGGGCCAAAGCCAAAGAGTCTGTTGGTAGCGTAGTAGCAGCCAAAGCCTAA
- a CDS encoding LCP family protein, with amino-acid sequence MNRFSNQSSFPPLWQATLATLLGVGIGLGAMQGLSYYQKSKQPHETGRQIAAVAKPVQKSPMDLANMWPHLDTRMNVLLMGVDSNGHDTERFKGCRSDTIIIASLDPETKKVALVSIPRDSRVRIADKHGVEKINAAHALGGPELTVKTVSEDFGVPIDHYMVIDTHGLKKLFETLGPVEVLVEKPMHYRDRAGRLNIALEPGVNKLDATQLEEYVRFRHDAKGDIGRIERQQWFLRAMKKKLEEPQVLLKIPELCKLANQYVVTDLEVGDMLKLAGFAKDLKSNQIQTSMLPGDPVTINGGSYWVPNPETAALILHRMTGAPLSVSVIATNTGASIHSWRNSDDIEGSGITEVSYSNDMVNTALADATAAPKPTSVIVRYPKGHEDIAKNLEARLTEAGYTVRWRERRDLAECQHEVMIQSSIRADDDLTAKLKGAVAELENYPVSVTPENRSSADFVIVVSPTTNITAPIPVAKELEKPSGTTESKATIAPTIKDDGA; translated from the coding sequence ATGAATAGATTTTCCAACCAGTCATCCTTTCCGCCCCTGTGGCAGGCCACTCTAGCCACTCTTTTGGGAGTCGGAATCGGCCTCGGCGCTATGCAGGGTCTGAGCTACTATCAAAAAAGCAAGCAACCCCATGAGACTGGGCGGCAAATAGCAGCTGTTGCTAAGCCTGTGCAAAAATCGCCAATGGATCTGGCTAATATGTGGCCACACCTAGATACACGCATGAATGTTTTGCTCATGGGTGTTGATAGCAATGGTCATGACACCGAAAGATTTAAGGGCTGCCGCTCCGATACCATTATTATCGCCAGTCTCGATCCTGAGACAAAAAAGGTCGCTCTGGTATCAATCCCCAGAGATAGTCGTGTACGCATCGCTGATAAGCACGGCGTAGAAAAAATCAATGCTGCCCATGCGCTGGGCGGACCAGAGTTAACAGTCAAAACTGTCAGTGAAGACTTTGGCGTGCCAATTGACCACTATATGGTCATCGATACACATGGTCTAAAAAAACTATTTGAGACACTGGGACCTGTAGAAGTCCTCGTCGAAAAACCGATGCATTATAGAGACCGCGCCGGTCGTCTCAACATCGCTCTCGAGCCAGGTGTCAATAAACTCGACGCAACACAACTGGAAGAGTACGTACGATTTAGACATGATGCTAAAGGCGATATTGGCCGCATCGAAAGACAGCAGTGGTTTTTGCGTGCCATGAAAAAGAAACTGGAAGAGCCGCAAGTCCTGCTTAAGATACCTGAGTTATGCAAACTAGCAAATCAATATGTCGTAACCGATCTGGAAGTCGGCGACATGCTAAAACTGGCTGGCTTTGCCAAAGATCTTAAATCAAACCAAATCCAGACATCAATGTTGCCTGGCGATCCTGTCACTATCAATGGTGGCAGCTACTGGGTACCAAATCCAGAAACAGCCGCGCTAATTTTACACAGAATGACTGGAGCACCGCTCTCGGTCTCGGTCATAGCAACAAATACCGGTGCATCAATCCATAGCTGGCGCAATAGTGACGATATCGAAGGCAGTGGCATAACCGAAGTCTCATACTCCAATGATATGGTCAACACAGCCCTGGCTGATGCAACAGCAGCGCCAAAACCAACATCAGTAATCGTGCGCTATCCCAAAGGTCATGAAGACATCGCTAAAAATCTGGAAGCTCGTCTCACCGAAGCTGGCTATACAGTGAGATGGCGCGAGCGCAGGGACCTGGCAGAGTGTCAGCATGAGGTCATGATCCAGTCCTCCATAAGAGCTGATGATGACCTGACAGCCAAACTCAAAGGTGCAGTAGCAGAGTTAGAAAACTATCCTGTCAGTGTCACCCCCGAAAACCGCTCGTCTGCTGACTTTGTCATAGTGGTCTCACCCACCACTAATATCACCGCACCGATACCGGTGGCTAAAGAGTTAGAAAAGCCCTCCGGCACCACTGAGAGCAAAGCAACAATCGCGCCGACTATTAAAGATGACGGCGCCTGA
- a CDS encoding tetratricopeptide repeat protein, whose protein sequence is MKFSKKLIIAALVYLTSQSVAVNWAAAQSVNSQNAVSASWQNLLQSAKTDKDKQAYKSAEAKLLRAMALVKSNDLNRYIETLNALGDLAFVADWGTKCLTYRKQVFDLCSNKKDQVDELPLYQYKLGLAYYYTKKYSQSVALLKPSVLQMANYFGQDNPYLAELYDDLARALQKSGDSQLANTYRKKAETINNAYFKKLQSSIKKAWHPPKRSKSISAVVLFVNELDGRLDEAKLKVSSGDKEFDQICLTAIANTSVPLETWHEFVPSRKINTEFSFDYKDHNIGSIESKSGFSNSEALLRTSLTNKSAETEKQKQEFAALKSKTEQLNDNDMISILGLTESLRNSNNAKENELIIDSLRQTPGYSEKDSKVRLFVDALPGLDYARMSKLTEAETTLKPIVENPHFENLSPEIKTKLLKCYGDVLYKQNKIEQAEAVYTQIKSLQRK, encoded by the coding sequence TTGAAGTTTTCAAAAAAGCTCATTATTGCCGCACTGGTCTACCTGACTAGTCAGAGCGTCGCTGTTAACTGGGCTGCTGCACAGTCCGTTAACTCACAAAACGCAGTCAGTGCAAGCTGGCAAAACTTGCTCCAATCGGCAAAAACTGACAAAGACAAGCAAGCCTATAAGAGCGCCGAAGCTAAGTTGCTGCGCGCAATGGCTCTTGTTAAAAGCAATGATCTGAATCGCTATATTGAGACTTTAAATGCGCTAGGCGACTTGGCTTTTGTTGCCGACTGGGGCACTAAATGTCTCACCTATCGCAAACAAGTTTTTGATTTATGTTCCAATAAAAAAGATCAGGTAGATGAGCTTCCTCTTTACCAGTACAAACTTGGTCTTGCTTATTACTACACAAAAAAATACAGCCAGTCAGTGGCGCTCCTAAAGCCGTCCGTGCTGCAAATGGCAAACTACTTTGGACAAGACAATCCATATTTGGCTGAATTATACGACGATCTTGCCAGAGCATTGCAAAAGTCTGGCGATAGCCAACTAGCAAATACATACCGAAAGAAGGCTGAAACCATAAACAATGCTTATTTTAAAAAATTGCAGAGCAGCATCAAAAAGGCATGGCATCCGCCAAAACGTTCAAAATCCATAAGCGCGGTGGTGCTGTTTGTCAACGAATTAGACGGGCGGCTAGATGAAGCTAAGCTAAAGGTAAGCTCCGGAGATAAAGAATTTGACCAAATTTGCTTAACGGCAATAGCCAATACATCAGTGCCTCTAGAGACATGGCACGAGTTTGTACCGAGTCGAAAAATCAATACTGAATTTAGTTTTGACTACAAAGACCACAACATTGGCAGCATTGAGTCAAAATCTGGCTTCAGTAATTCAGAAGCATTACTGAGAACCAGCCTAACGAACAAATCGGCAGAAACAGAGAAACAAAAGCAAGAATTTGCTGCACTCAAAAGCAAGACAGAACAACTAAACGACAATGACATGATCTCGATCTTGGGACTAACAGAGTCACTTAGAAATTCGAATAATGCAAAAGAGAACGAACTCATTATTGATTCATTGCGTCAAACTCCGGGTTATAGCGAAAAAGACAGCAAGGTCAGACTCTTTGTAGATGCATTGCCCGGGCTAGATTACGCTCGCATGTCAAAGCTCACAGAAGCAGAAACCACACTCAAACCGATAGTCGAGAATCCTCACTTTGAAAATTTGTCACCAGAAATCAAAACAAAACTATTGAAGTGCTATGGTGACGTACTATACAAACAAAATAAGATCGAGCAAGCAGAAGCTGTTTATACGCAAATCAAATCACTACAAAGAAAATAG
- a CDS encoding tetratricopeptide repeat protein, whose product MKSKVKNDRLAILTVMLAFIGLSWTTAEASETWQSLTDQSAKLIGEKQYDRAESYLNRANEIVEKSDSNKSVETLLLLAVLFNKAAWHDKEVNVCRKIVDKYAGLSGASPNQLLYYKYILGDALLRQKNYKEALTWLEPAVLAMKPHFGQNNPYLASTLNTLAEAYKNNNQLSKAQILEKEADGIFQTFMDNLNRKIKSEWNPPKSDSSKKAVSMFGLNAEGKFENIKLTKPSSSPALNEACLNALRTTDKMPITTPSFYKIDIEPICIEFSFDYRNYGGAPIASSPTWPTTEKISNGKVATYESQSNHSFENRKKELEQETSKDAERVKVLLEQKEQLSDQNLLSLFIYTEKLREINQFGKTNELTRMMQKRNDCQIADSPPNLIMRSIEPLDLARQGNVIDAENKLKSIIQSSQFEKIESSHIRNHLLKKYGDLLYKQNKVEQANAIYAKIRN is encoded by the coding sequence TTGAAATCAAAAGTAAAAAATGACAGGTTAGCGATACTCACGGTGATGCTCGCTTTTATTGGTCTGAGCTGGACAACGGCAGAAGCGTCAGAGACATGGCAGTCGCTAACAGACCAGTCAGCCAAGCTTATTGGAGAAAAACAATATGACAGGGCAGAATCATATTTAAACAGAGCCAATGAAATAGTCGAAAAAAGCGACTCAAACAAATCCGTTGAGACTCTGCTTTTATTAGCAGTCCTATTCAATAAAGCCGCATGGCATGACAAGGAAGTAAATGTTTGCAGAAAGATTGTGGACAAATACGCTGGATTGAGCGGAGCTAGTCCTAATCAGCTTTTGTACTACAAATACATTTTAGGCGACGCTCTGTTAAGGCAAAAGAATTACAAAGAAGCGCTGACCTGGCTAGAGCCAGCAGTGCTTGCGATGAAACCTCATTTTGGACAAAACAATCCATATTTGGCCAGTACGCTAAATACCCTTGCCGAGGCTTACAAGAATAATAATCAACTATCCAAAGCGCAGATATTAGAAAAGGAAGCCGATGGCATATTCCAAACTTTTATGGATAATTTGAACAGAAAAATAAAAAGTGAATGGAACCCGCCAAAATCAGATAGTAGTAAGAAAGCGGTATCAATGTTCGGTCTCAACGCTGAAGGAAAATTCGAAAATATCAAGCTTACCAAACCTTCATCGTCGCCAGCTCTCAACGAAGCTTGTTTGAATGCTTTGAGAACTACAGACAAAATGCCAATTACAACACCGTCATTTTATAAAATCGATATTGAGCCAATATGTATTGAATTCAGCTTTGATTACCGGAATTACGGCGGTGCGCCAATCGCAAGCAGTCCAACCTGGCCAACAACTGAAAAAATTAGCAACGGCAAAGTGGCAACTTATGAATCACAATCTAATCATAGCTTTGAAAACCGCAAAAAAGAGCTTGAGCAAGAAACAAGCAAAGACGCTGAAAGAGTAAAGGTACTTTTAGAGCAAAAAGAGCAATTGAGTGATCAGAATTTACTGTCGCTCTTTATATATACAGAGAAGCTCCGTGAGATCAATCAATTTGGTAAGACCAACGAATTAACTCGGATGATGCAAAAACGCAATGACTGCCAGATTGCAGACAGCCCCCCCAATCTCATAATGCGCTCTATCGAACCACTCGATTTGGCTAGACAAGGCAATGTGATTGACGCCGAAAACAAGTTAAAGTCAATCATACAAAGCTCGCAATTTGAAAAAATCGAATCGTCCCACATCAGAAATCACCTGCTCAAAAAGTACGGCGATTTACTCTACAAACAAAATAAAGTAGAGCAAGCGAATGCCATTTATGCAAAAATCAGAAATTAA
- the dinB gene encoding DNA polymerase IV, with product MRKIIHIDMDAFFASVEQRDNPAYRGKPLAVGGSPDSRGVVAAASYEARRFGVFSAMPARTAIERCPQLLFARPRFDVYREVSQQIQSIFYEYTDLVEPLSLDEAYLDVTSNKRGLPSATLIAREIKSRIFEETGLTASAGISINKFLAKTASSVNKPDGLFLIPPDKAESYAEGLPIGKFYGIGQVTADKMKRLGIHTGADLKRWTEHDLIKKFGKAGAYYYQIVRGRDDRSVVPNRVRKSIGAEESFAEDLIGLNSMTEALNLIAETLERRMERNQAAGRTITLKVKYSDYQQVTRSRTLNESVSKREDMLTLGLDLLNSTEALTRNVRLLGLTMSNLDGESDEGEVQYVQLTLEFG from the coding sequence ATTCGCAAGATCATCCATATAGATATGGATGCCTTTTTTGCGTCGGTGGAGCAGCGCGACAACCCTGCCTATAGGGGCAAGCCCCTGGCTGTGGGCGGGAGCCCCGATAGCCGCGGTGTAGTGGCGGCAGCTAGCTATGAGGCCAGGCGCTTTGGTGTGTTTTCGGCTATGCCGGCGCGCACTGCTATAGAGCGCTGTCCGCAGCTGTTATTTGCCCGACCACGTTTTGATGTCTACCGCGAGGTGTCGCAGCAGATCCAGTCTATTTTTTATGAGTACACCGATTTAGTCGAGCCACTCTCACTGGATGAGGCCTATCTCGATGTCACATCCAATAAGCGCGGCTTACCATCAGCTACTTTGATCGCACGTGAGATCAAGTCTCGCATTTTTGAAGAGACCGGCTTAACAGCTTCTGCGGGCATATCGATAAATAAGTTTCTCGCTAAAACTGCAAGCAGTGTCAATAAACCGGATGGATTGTTTTTGATACCACCGGATAAAGCTGAGTCTTATGCTGAGGGGCTGCCCATCGGCAAATTTTATGGCATCGGTCAGGTTACAGCCGATAAGATGAAGCGCCTCGGTATCCACACAGGAGCCGACTTAAAGCGCTGGACCGAGCATGATTTGATTAAAAAATTTGGCAAGGCTGGTGCTTACTACTATCAAATTGTAAGGGGTCGCGACGATCGCTCTGTGGTACCAAATAGAGTGCGCAAATCTATTGGTGCCGAAGAAAGCTTTGCCGAAGATTTGATTGGTCTCAACAGCATGACAGAAGCCCTCAATCTCATCGCCGAGACTCTAGAGCGGCGCATGGAGCGCAATCAGGCTGCCGGGCGGACTATAACTCTTAAAGTAAAATACTCTGACTATCAGCAGGTTACTCGCAGCCGCACACTCAATGAGTCAGTGTCAAAGCGTGAAGACATGCTGACACTTGGTCTGGATTTGCTAAATAGCACAGAAGCATTGACGCGCAATGTCAGGCTCCTGGGGTTGACTATGTCAAACCTCGATGGCGAGAGCGACGAGGGCGAAGTGCAGTATGTGCAACTGACTCTTGAGTTTGGTTAA